One window of Quercus robur chromosome 5, dhQueRobu3.1, whole genome shotgun sequence genomic DNA carries:
- the LOC126725227 gene encoding IAA-amino acid hydrolase ILR1-like 4, giving the protein MNFSKWVSLIFILNLFCPTLSFSDSSSSSSSSSSSSNGLTEIPKRFLQFAKRPELFDWMVRIRRKIHENPELGYEEFETSKLIRTELDKMGITYKYPVAVTGVIGFIGTGGPPFVAIRADMDALPMQEMVEWEHKSKIPGKMHACGHDAHVAMLLGAAKILQEHREEIKGTILLVFQPAEEGGGGALKLIDEGVLENVNAIFGLHVSANLAVGEVHSKAGPIGAGNGFFEAVISGKGGHAAIPQHSVDPILAASNVIVSLQHLVSREADPLDPQVVTVAKFQGGGAFNVIPDSVTIGGTFRAFSKESFMQLRYRIEEVIRGQAAVQRCNATVDFFTEAKLFYPPTINHKGLHEHFLNVAGDMIGIHKVKDVKPLMGSEDFAFYQEVIPGYFFLIGMQNVTRGRLESEHSPHYQVNEDAFPYGAALHASLAARYLLEYQPEVSFSERKFHDEL; this is encoded by the exons ATGAATTTCTCCAAGTGGGTATCTTTGATTTTCATTCTTAACTTGTTTTGTCCAACACTCAGTTTCTcagattcttcttcttcttcttcttcttcttcttcaagctCAAATGGGCTCACAGAAATCCCCAAAAGGTTTCTCCAGTTTGCCAAGAGACCAGAACTGTTTGATTGGATGGTGAGAATCAGAAGGAAAATACATGAGAATCCAGAACTGGGTTATGAGGAATTTGAGACTAGTAAGCTTATCAGAACTGAATTGGATAAGATGGGTATTACTTACAAGTACCCAGTTGCTGTAACTGGTGTTATTGGCTTCATTGGGACTGGTGGACCACCTTTTGTCGCCATAAgggctgacatggatgctctTCCTATGCAG GAAATGGTGGAGTGGGAGCACAAGAGTAAAATTCCTGGGAAGATGCATGCTTGCGGACATGATGCTCATGTTGCAATGCTTCTTGGAGCTGCAAAGATACTTCAAGAGCACCGTGAAGAGATAAAG GGAACAATTTTACTTGTTTTCCAACCAGCTGAGGAAGGTGGTGGAGGGGCTTTGAAGTTGATAGATGAGGGGGTGTTAGAGAATGTAAATGCTATCTTTGGTTTGCACGTTTCAGCTAACTTAGCAGTGGGTGAAGTGCACTCCAAAGCTGGTCCCATAGGGGCTGGGAACGGTTTCTTTGAAGCTGTCATAAGTGGTAAAGGAGGTCATGCGGCCATTCCTCAGCACTCTGTAGACCCAATATTGGCAGCCTCTAATGTGATTGTTAGCTTACAACATCTTGTTTCACGTGAAGCTGATCCTCTGGACCCACAG GTAGTTACGGTTGCGAAATTCCAAGGAGGTGGTGCATTCAATGTTATTCCAGATTCTGTAACAATTGGTGGCACTTTTCGTGCATTTTCTAAGGAAAGTTTTATGCAACTCCGATATCGCATTGAGGAG GTTATCAGAGGGCAGGCCGCCGTGCAGAGGTGCAATGCAACAGTGGATTTTTTCACAGAAGCGAAACTATTCTACCCTCCGACCATAAACCACAAAGGCTTGCATGAGCACTTCCTAAATGTTGCTGGGGATATGATTGGCATTCATAAAGTGAAGGATGTTAAACCGTTGATGGGATCTGAAGATTTTGCATTTTACCAAGAGGTCATACCTGGATACTTCTTCTTAATTGGAATGCAGAATGTGACACGTGGACGGCTAGAATCAGAGCATTCACCACACTACCAAGTCAACGAAGATGCATTTCCTTATGGTGCTGCACTACATGCATCATTGGCTGCTAGGTATCTGCTCGAATATCAACCAGAAGTTTCTTTTTCAGAAAGAAAATTTCACGATGAGTTGTAA